GTATTGGATACCGCCTCATAAGGCAACGAATTTGGATCGATACCTATCCGAACATCCGGATTGTCTTTGATCCACTTCCTCTCTTTTTGGCTTAGATTTAAGATCTCTCCAGTCAAATTACTCGCTTGATAAACATCCGCAATATAGCGTTTCGCCGCATCTCCGAATGAACTAAATTGTTCGACTGATGGAAAATAAACATGGTTCCGCTCTAACGACTGAACATCAAAGTAGAAAGTCATCGAACCAGAATTGGTGCTCCCTCCTTTGGTTCGATAATTTGCCACCTTGGTGACTGATGAAAAGTGAGAGGTGTTTTTCTTCTCTCCATATTCATCAACTAGGTTACCGATGTACCAAGATTTGATTGGACGATTACTATTATCCGCCTGTGCAGTGATCACCTGAAATGAACTGTCCGTATCGAAAATGTCAAAAACTTCGGTTAACTCTTCAAAGCGGTCATTGACGATAAAATACGCGGATATTTGCGCTATGATATTCGCCTTTTTAAGCACTTGGCTTAGATCATTCTGAACCTGCATCTCGATAATTTGGCTTAAACCGTCATCGGCCTGTTTAAGGTTGTTAATCGCGGCATTGAAGCTGTCTCTGATTTCCTCACTCTTAAAATCAACATAGATCGGATACTCAACTTTATACTCGTCATGTAACGTTAGCTCTGCCATTTCAATAAAACGAGTATTGGTGATAAACCACTCCAGAACCATTCGTTCAACCATTAACAGGTCAACATTTTGAGCCCTCAATTGTGAGAATGCCGATTCAAGACCTTCGTAATCTTCGACACGACCAATGTCTAACTTACCCTTCAGTACTTCAACAGAATTTTTAATTGGAGAGGTCTCGTCGAACAATAACGCCCCTAGTGATAGGTCGTTCTGAGATTCAAGTTTGAGCTTGCGGCGAGTCAGTGAAACAGGAACAAACTCAACATTAAGAACTTTATCACTTAGGAAATGAGCATTAGGATCATCAAACTGAACGCCAGAAACAAAGGCAATAGAATTATTGTTGTCGATGGCCTTTCTAGCGGCACTAGGAGGGAGAGTGACAACGTCACCCAACTTATACCCCATATCATTAAGAGCACGTTGAATAATGTCGTGTTCTAGCCCGACCGCGGTGCTGTCTGGATACATATACGGAGGGTTACCAAAGCCAAATACGCCTTTTAGTGGCACTCGATAAGGAGAGGTATCTAGCCACTTTGATAAAATCTGGTTCTTATTTGCAACGTCAAAAGTTTCAATTTGTTTGTTGATTAGCGTCAGTAGCTCTGGTTCGTCATTTCGAATCACCATCGACGCTTCTAACTTTTTCCAATGCTCCAAAACATAGTTGACCGCTAGATCATGAACGCCAATCTTTTTCGCAAGATCCATAGTGGTGATAGGTTCACCGACCATGCCTTCGACATCACCAGACCCTAACGCACGCACCGCATCAATAACATTCTCAAAATCGACTCTTTCGATAGAGCTCAACCTCACTCCTGCACGCTCCAAGTCTATGTTTTCATTTACCATCGCAATGCGGCGTTTATTATTTTGATCTAGATTTCCATCGAGTTTTTTGTCGATAGGGACTATCACAGCCACCTGATAAGGAATATAGGGATCACTTGCAAGAAAACGTCCACCTTCACTTGGGTCGAACTGTTGGAATGGGAACACGTCGCCTCGCCCATCGACTAACGCCGCTTTGGCCTCGACGCGCGAGTTAACTGTGATAAACCGAACATGGACACCAAAACGCTGTTCAAGATCCAATGTCCAATCTTTGATGATCCCAGAAACCAGCCCGTCGTCATCGATGAATGAGTACGGGTAATGGTCGGAAAGCGCAATAAATGTGATGGTCGGTTGGTTTTCCAACCACTGGTTTAACTTAGCATCGGTCACTTCAGCCGCGTTTACACTGCGAATGACTAGTGACCACACCAGTAAGCCAATGATAAGAGATAATACAAAACGATTTAGTGACAACATCAAGCCATCACTCATCGCTAAACTTCTCTTTAATCGCAAGAATCTCGGGCAACTTAAGAAAGAACAGATCAACGATAGTTGGATCAAAATGTTTGCCTTTTTGTTCTTCAAACAAGCTCAGTGCCTCATCAACACTCCACGCTTTTTTGTACGGTCTCTCTGCTGTGAGAGCATCAAACACATCAGCAACCGCGGCAATACGCCCTACCAAAGGAATATCTTCACCCGCGATCTGGTTTGGGTAACCGCTGCCATCCCATTTCTCGTGATGATATTGCGCCACCTGAATCGCCATACGCATCAGTTTGGAATCACTCTGCCTGCCGAGGATTTCAACACCATATTCGACATGCTTTTGCATAATTGTCCACTCGTCGGCGTCTAATTTACCCGGCTTGAGTAACACGCTATCGGGAATACCAATCTTGCCAATATCATGCATTGGAGCCGCGTCACGCAGAGTTTCAGCGTCTTCGTCTGTCATGCCTAATGCCTTGGCTAAAATTTCGCAATAATGGCTCATACGCATCACGTGCATACCCGTTTCATTATCTTTGAATTCAGCCGCCCTACCCAATATGTTCAGCGTCTCTAGCTTACCGAGATTGATCTCTTGAGTTTTCTCTTTTACCTGACTAAACAACGCGCGTTGTTGATCATAAAGCGCGATATGCGTTTTCACACGCTGGAGTGCGATTGCAGGGGTTATCGGCTTGGTTAGGTAATCGACAGCCCCCAAGGAGAGCCCTTTTACTTCGGCTTCAGGTCCAATTTTGGCAGTAACGAAGATAATGGGGATATGCGCGGTGTTGGGCTGTTCTTTGAGCTGTCTGCAAACTTCATAACCGTCAATATCAGGCATCATGATATCGAGGAGAATGAGGTCTGGCTGAGGCACCATCTTGGCTATCTTGATGCCAATGGTACCGTTAATTGCTACTTTGACTTGATAGGTATCTTTAAGTATTGCAGTCAACACATCCAAATTGCTTGGGGTGTCATCTACGACTAACACTATGGGTTTACGACTCATTGATACCTCGTATAAAAATCAAACAGTTATAAATATAGTGTAGAACGATTTTTAGAGGTTAATCAGAAAAAATAGCAATTGTTTATTGAAAATGAAGAGTAGATCTTCGAGTGACATCAAACCAACGTTTGTCGAAGTATGACCAGTCAAAAATTCGGCATCCATCCTTTGAATGTGAACCAGATAAAAACCATCGATTAGTTCAACAAACACTCGCTTAAAATCAACAGACAATCAACTGAGGACGAATTAGATCATAAACAAAACTTTGTTCATTAGAGTGATTAAAGACTTGATTAACGACACCACCAGCCATATGTGAGTGTCCTCCACCAAACCCAGCACCTGTATCATTCAAAGCTCTCTTTATCACCTTAGCTACATCATTTTTGGGGCACTCAGAACGCAATGAAACGAATGTTCTCTCATGGCTACGAGCACTTAACACTACTATATCTATTTCATCAACGGTCAATAGAAAGTCGCCAAGCACTCCCAGCATATTTTTGGGGCACCCTTCTGGTAAGCTGCCAAATGCACAATTGCCGTCTTTCCTAATAGTTTCAAACATGGAATCAAATAACTTCAATTCTTGATATTCGATTTGATTGCGACAAATACGATTTACCATATTCATATCGGCACAGCTTTGGAGTTGAAAGAGAGCTTTGATATCAGCTTTGTTCATTGCTCGGGTAAAATTTGCCGTATCGAACGTTAATCCAACAAGTAAAGCCGTTGCTACGCGCTCTGGAATAGGCAGATCGTAATGATTAAAGTACTCAACCATAATGGAAGCTGTTGCGCCATAGTTAGGTCGAATATCTGAAAACCAAACGAAACTGGGTGCTATAACCTGATGATGATCGATCACACCAACTTCTATACCTGGTAAATCGGTAACGTTTTTTTCACCAATACAGCCATCCACAACAATGATTTTATCATTGGGTTTTAGATCTAATCGGTGTGACTTAACGATGGGAATATCAAGCCACCCAATCAAATTATGTAAAGAAACACGGTCAATAAAGCCTTGATAGGTAATGAGGGGTTTAAAGCCCTTCTTCCTAAGTAAATAAGCGAGAGCAAAAGCGGAGCCTACCGCATCATGATCAGGAAAGTCATGAGCTTGAATGATGATTCGTTCACAGTCCTTCAGGCGTTCCAGAAAATCGTCAAATGAGAAAATAGACATACTTCACCTTAACCTTTGAGCTTTTCTATTGTATTGAGAACAGTTTCAGTACCACTATCCAATTGACTAACCATCTCATCTCCATGTTGAATTCCAATAAAAACGCCGATAGCGATTAAGAGAAGAGCAATAATTTTTAACATGAAAATACCACCATCTATAAATAAAGCGAATCAATTGAGCTCTATAAGTAAGAACAACACCCTCCTAAGCCTCTCAAATAGAAGCAAATTAAGAAACACTCCTCCCAAATTAACTAAAACTTGCTCACATTTAACAAAACAAACATTGACTTATATCTCATTGCGATTGATGCGCTATTGAGTGATATTCAACTAGATTATATGGTCTTGAGCTCATCTGACACTACGGCCATACGGAAGACTTATCTAATGACACGGAATAGAATTGTCACAGGTATGCTATTTGCGCTAGCACCAACTCTTAGTTTTGCTAACGCTGACAATCAATTTGAATTTTCGCACTCTAAACAGGGAACTGTATGTTCATCTAATCCTGATATTTGGCAACTTGGCGGAGAGCTGCAAGTTGATGCTCCTATTTCGCTGAATGGCAAGGTCATCACTCGCGGCGGACAAAAAAAAGCAAGCAATAATGTTGACCTATTTGCAGGACAAGAGTCCTCTACCGAACAACAATACATGACGAGTTCTATCGGATGTATACAATCTGACGACCCAATGTCATTGGTTGGTGCTGTCGCATCTTTATACGAAGTACAACACACCACATTGAGCAGCTCAGACATCCCACCACCAGTTCGAGAGCCTGATCTGCCCAAAGCGCCAGAAATCGTCAAAGACCAATTTGAAACCAAAACTCAATTTGATCAACGCGTCGAAAAATTGCGAATAGAACGACAACAACAGATAGCCGCTATACAACTTAAATACCGTCAACAAGTAGAAGCTCGAAATGCCAAAATTCGAGTCCTACAAGAAGGGGCAGACTCTCGAAAGGGCAACTTGGGCGTGCAAAAAACTCGACTCGTTGCTAAGGCTTTTAGAGATGTAATGGGTAAGCCGGTCGTCACAACAAAGAGTTATGATGCTGAAAACCAGCAAATGCACCTGTTGTTTAAAGCGTCAAATCAAAACTATCAGCGAGACATTATTCTAAACGTGCCTCAAGAACAGGCTCGTGATGTCTTTAGCAATATCGATAAGCTTGATCTCGCACTCACCTACTCTTACGACGAGAACCAATTAGAGCTTGTAAATATAAAAGGCAACTACAATGACGTGATGTACTCCGGCGATGTGGCTAAAAGCAATTATCAACCGGAAGCTCTGAGTGTGGTTCTTAACAGTGGCTCAAGCAGTGCCGGGACTCCAGGGCTAGAGATGCAAAACCCTAACTTAATCGATGCGTTTGAAGTCGATTCACGCCTATCGGCAACGGACAACACCGCCTCTGATGAATTGAAACAACTACTTAATGGCTTTGTGCCTGTGGAAAGTAATTCATCCAACTGGTTCTTCAACCTATCTATAGAAGATTACGCAAATTCAGATCAAGTAGCCTTTGCGCGCAGCAGTGGTGAAGTGATGTCTGACGTCGCGACAAAAGTTCTGGGTGTTCCAGAAAGGCACGTCTACGAGCTCATTGACCGTGACGCAACCAGTGGTGCGATTAAAGATAAGTTACGTTTAATGTTAGACAACGTCGATGAAGGCGATACGGTTTACTTCTACTACAGTGGACACGGTATCCCTGCAATTCCCGATAATGATCCTTACATTCTCCCGCAAGATAAAATCCCTGACTACATAACTGATGATGAGTTCTTCAAACTCGACAACCTCTACAAAACACTGTCAAACAGCAAAGCAGGCAAGATTGTCGTGATGGTAGACAGTTGCTTCAGCGGAGCGACTGATGGTGTATCGGTCATCAAAGGGGTTGCCGCATCAAGACTGGCACCGAAAAAAGTCAGTATCGATCCTGAGCGTATGGTCGTGATCACCGCGGGACGCGATAAAGAATATTCCAATATGTACCAAGAAAAAGGTCATCGTCTGTTTAGTTATTACCTCATGAAGTCAATGATCGAGGGAAACAAGAATGTGAATACACTTTATCAAGATGTTTACGACAAAGTGAAATCTGCCTCTTTTGAGATGGGGGATTTAAAACGTCAACATCCAACAATTACCGGTAACCAGACTATGTCTCTTTAAGAGCATGTCTCTTTTAAGATCGTACCACTTTTAAAACTATTTCAATTTACAACCTATTTGAAACATTGATTAAGGCTTATATCCATGTTTAAGAAAACACTTTTAGCAACATCCGCTCTTCTAATCTCATCAACAGCCTTCGCTGCGGATGTAGAGAACTCTAACCTAGATATCGCGTTCCAAGGAGCTCATTTCCAAGGCGCTGGTAATCAAGTAACCATGCTGCGCGTTCCTGTAACCAACAAAGATACAGGACAAACCCAGTTCTTTGACATGAGCGCAGAGTTCGCAGCCGATAAAAATGGCAACCTGATATTCAAAAATTTGAGTTCAATAAAATCAGTGGCTTTTACTAGCGCAAACCAACTACTCGCAGGACATTACTTAGACCCAGACAATTGCAGTTGGTTTGTTGAAGGGCCTTCGGTAACTTCTAACGGCCGATCCAGTTGGAGCTTCTTAAAACCAGCAAATAACATTGGTTGCTTAAACAGTAGTCAGCGTTCAGGACAAGTATTGAGTGGTCCTTTAGAAGGTAATCAGTTAGTCATCACACAAGATAAAACGTATCAAAAACTGATCAAAACATCTGAGGGCAACCTTAATTATGGTGTGTACAACGGGTATGCCCTGTCTGCGATGCAGACAGGAAAGAGCATAGGCCTTAGCACTTATAACAAGAGTGGTTTGCATGCAAGTTGGACAATTATGCAAGCACCTTACCCAGGTAAAAAAGAAGACTAATGAAAATACTAGCGCTAATCATCTCCCTGTCGAGTGCTTGTGCTTTTGCTTCCCCGTCTTGGTACGGGGAAGTGCCATTAGACTCAACTTTGAGCTATGGGTTCGGCAAAGGCAACACTTATCAACAAGCCAAAGACGCGGCTTATCATGATCTGGCTAAAAGTGTTGAAAACCGAATAGTCAGTAAGAGCACCAGTACTAAAACCTTCGAAAATGGTGAGTTGAAAAAATCTGCGGCTTCTCATAAAGAGTCCATATCCAATGTGGTTTTCCGAAACAACGTCACCATTATCAACAGTGAAAAATCGCAAAACCAGTTTTATGTTCAAGTTCAATATGACCCCGAGTCATTTGCACAAAAGCTCTCTGCTTGGTTAAAGAAATCACAATGTCACAGTGAATTACACCCATACTGGTCAACAACGACCATGCTAAAAAACTGGGTGGAACAACACCAATGTCTGCCGGATATAGATATCGAGCGGTTTGCTGGGGGCTGGATGCTTTCCAACAGTAGTGGCCAGTTAATACTACCGGAAGCAAAGTATAACCACCTATTTTTCAACTATTCAGATGAAAGTATAAAGATTCGCTCATCCAAGCGACGACTCAATGCTGGCGACCATTACTTTATTCAACTCAACTCAAACCAAGCGGGTTATCTCTCTTTGTTTCAAGTTTATGAAGATGGCAGTACAGGCGTGTTAGTTGAAAACCATCAAGTCACAGATGGCGACTCTATCGAGTTTCCAGATAGAAATCAGTATGACGGAATCGAAGCGCTGCTCAACAACGGACAAGAGACCTACGATACCAATATCGCATTGCTCTGCCCTACAAAAATAGACACCTCTAGATTTGAGCGATTGGATGAATCGCGTTTATCAACAGACACCCCAGGGTTTGGGTTGATCCTGAACTATTTCGAGCACTGTGATTTTGTCATGGAACGGCTCTCGATAGAGAAAGGTTAACCCCTCGGTCAAGGAACAGATATGAAGAAAATAATTTGCCAGCTATCCCCTTTAGCGATACTGATCTCTAGTGGATGGGCATCTGCAGATACGCTGCAGCAAGCGTGTGAACTTTCAATTACCGAACAAAGTTGCCCTAGCGTCGAACATTTTGTCAATCAACCTTTTGAAGCGAAAGATGAGTTTGAAAAATACAAACTCTGCAGTGAAGCCCAATTTGATCTTTACAAAGTGCAAAAAAACTGCGAATTCGATCAATATGTGGCACAAGCTCAACAAGAGTTTGATAAGTTTAAAATCAAAGTTTCAGAATCTTGGGATAATCCTACCTTTAGCGACCAATTTAAGTGGGTCAGCTACAGCCCCTCTCTACAAATAAAGCGTGAAGTTAACTTCGAGAAAAATACGATTCAAGTCACCACTATTGCAGGTGAAACAACCTCAATAGAAGAACTCAAAGAAGAGATCGTGCGCACGTCTCAGCTGACCATAGGCGAAGCCCAACAAGCCGATGCTTATACCTCTGAACTGATTGAAGCAACAAATGTTGAGAAACTCAGTGACAAGACATTCTTACCCGTTTCCGAAACACCAAAGGTTCAGGCTCAAGAGTTAGACAAAGCTCTTGAAAATGTGGCCGTGACCAAAGCCAAAGACAGTAAAGGCAATACCGTTCTCAAAGCCGTTATTTCTTTTCCGCCAAGTTGGCTTAATCGTAAAGAACAACGCTTTTTTGATACCGTGGAGGTTTACGCAGAAAAATACAAACTTGAGCCTGAATTTATACTGTCTATCATCAAAACAGAAAGCGCTTTCGACCCTACAGCAACTTCACATGTTCCAGCCTTTGGCCTGATGCAAATTGTCCCAAGTTCCGCAGGATTAGATGCGACAAACTTCCTATTTGGTGAACAACAGTTACTGAATAAAGAATACTTATTCGACCCCGAAAAAAACATTGAGGTCGGTACCGCTTATTTACACTTACTGCGCTCTCGCTACTTCAAAGGCGTTACCAATGAAGAGAGCTTAAAGTACTGCATAACAGCGGCTTACAATGGAGGTATGGGGCCAATCTATCATATTTTCGGTGGCAAACGCTCAGTTGCAATCAAGAATATTAACCAGCTTGAACCACAACAAGTATTCCAAACTATCCAACAAAAGCATTCTGCCGCGGAAACTCGTAACTACTTGAAAAAAGTAAGTAAAGCAGAAGTGAATTACGAAAAGAATATGATTTAAGGATAAAACATGAAAAAGACTCTAATTATCGCTGCAATTACTACATTGTCATTTCAAGCAGCCGCTAACTCCGAATTTCCTAGCTGGCGCATGAACCCACAATCTGATTTGCCTGAAGGCTTAATCGCGGGTGTTGCTTGTGTTGAAAGTATGGGAGACATGACGCTTGATATGGACATCGCTTCAATGGAAGCAAGAGCATCGCTAGCCGCATCTCTCGAAGCCATGGTGCAAAAAGAGCTCGATACAAATCGAACCTCGGAGAAAAAGAAGATTGTAACAGCCGATCGTAAAGACAATGTTGTAACTACAACCGTAACCGCTAAATCGACCACAAAACAACTAACCAACCAGCTAATGAAGTTTACCTGGGTAACAGAAAGCGTTTCTGTAGAAAAAGATGTCGAAGAATATTTATGTACCCGTGTGGTTGCACGAGCACCTCAAGTTGTTGCTGAATAAGGTTTTATCATGTCAGAACAAGCTCTACCTTCATCTGTTGATAAAGCAGCACCAGAAGAAGACATGTCTTTAACTCAACAAGCTCCCAATGAAGATCAAAAAGATTTTCTTGAAATAATGAGAGAGAAGACACCAAACTCTATCCTTGCCATCATTGCGCTGATCATCGCAGGTGGTCAGTTCAACGATGCTATTGATATGGGAAGCAAAGGTTGGGACCTCTTAATTTCTAACTTTTCAGATGCTCCATCTAACGAGCGTCTTTCTAAAGTCTATATTCGTGCTTCCAGTGGCATTTTAGAAGAGACATTTGGCTCTCCGGTTTATACCAAGATGTCGAATGGTGAGGTACAGATAAAGTACTACAAAGACAGTAAGTTTATTCTTTCTGCAATAACATCCAACGACACAATAGATGCTTTTCTCATTTTCCCTAAACCGGGGTTTGTCGCTGATGTGAACTACCACGCAGGCAGCGCCACTTATTTGGAAACCAACTTCGTTAACTCGACAACAGAACATGCTGCCATATCCAATATTGCGCGTTCAGGGAATTATTACATTGAAGAAGCAGAAGGTGGTCGCTATGAACTGTTATACAGCTCTGTCGGTGGTTACAGCGAATACCTATCCCCTCTCTCTGCGCAACAACTCAAGTTACTCGCTGATTTTAATGACAAATTGATGATGGAAGAGAATACAAAAGATTCTCTAACTGAACTACGTAGTGAAATCAGGCCAAACTTCTATGGGTATACGACGGTCGATTTAGAATCACTCGCCCCTGCAATTCTTACCAAACTTGAATATGAATTGATCACTGATTAACAGCAGCGTTGGTCATTGATAATCGGTATCCAGTAATGTGTATATCTGATTCGGTTAGCTCTACGTACATTGATGAACTCATTGAGTTTGCTAAAACTGAGCAAGTCTTAAAAATCAGCTATACATAGAGAAAAAAAGAGCTCCTCATAGTGTAGGAGCTCTTCTCATTTCGGTAACTAGGGATTTAAGCAGGCTAGAGAACCAGCAACCTAACGACCTGAATAATACATACAGATTCGAACACCATCGAACTCACGAATCTCAAATGGGATCTCGTAGATCGACTCCATCACTGACTTTTCAACCACTTCAGAGACCTTGCCCGACTTAACCACTTGGCCCCTCTTCATCGCGACAATGTTATCTGAGTAACAAGAAGCAAAGTTGATGTCGTGAATCACGATAACGACCGCCTTATTAAACTCATGCGCTAGGCGACGTAGCGTCTGCATGATTTCAACCGAGTGTTTAATATCTAGGTTGTTTAGTGGCTCATCCAAGAACACATAATCCGTATCTTGCGCCACAACCATCGCGATAAACGCCATTTGACGCTGACCACCACTCAATTCATCAAGGTATCTGTTTTGGATATCGGTAATGCCAAGGTGCTCTAACGCTGTATCGACGATCTTATGATCTTCGTCTTTCAAGCGACCTTGAGAATGCGGAAAACGCCCAAAACAGACCAACTCACGAATCGTAAATCGCATATTGATGTTGTTTGATTGTCTTAACACAGCAAGGTGCTTCGCAAGCTCTTTGGTATCCCATTCAGCCAGTAGCTTGTCGCCAATAATTACTTCACCGGCATCACTTTCTGTTAAGCGACTCGCCATTGAAAGCAGTGTACTTTTACCCGCACCATTTGGGCCAATAATAGAAGTCACCTCCCCTTTCGGGAACATAGCGCTGGCATCATCCACCACGAGTGATTTGCCATACTTCTTACTTAAACCTGTTAATTTAATCACTACTTACTACCTTTACTGAATTCTGGTGCGTAACAACAAGAACATAAAATACAAACCGCCGACCAAGTTAATGATCACACTCACAGTGGTTTCAAACGCCATTACTTTTTCGATAAACCATTGGCCTGAAACCAATAGAACGACCGCTAACAAACTGCTCGCGATGATAAGCACGCGATGTTGATAAGATTTGAATATCTGACGCGCTAAACTGACAGTGATTAAACCAAAGAACAGCACCGGGCCAACCAAAGCAGTCGACACTGCCACCATCACTGACACAATCACCAAGGTAATCTGAGTCAATCGCTTGGTGTTCACGCCCAAGCTTGTCGCGTTATCAACACCAAGCCAAAGCACATCAAGCTTAGGCGCTAACAACCACAGGCCAAGCAAGCTCAAACCCAGTGGAATAAGGCTGAGGTAAACCAGTTCACCTTTCACGTTATTGAAGCTCGCGAACATCACATTTTGCAGCACTGCAAACTCGTTCGGGTCAATCAACATCGCAAGGAAGTTAGCCAAGCTTGAGAATACGCTGCCGCACACAATACCAATCAACAACAGTGTAAATACGTTGTTTCGCTTACTCTTGAAGTAAAAATGGAACAGCGCAAACGAGAACAAGATCATCACAGTCACAGACAATGAAAAGTTCGCGATTGCATCAATTACCCAAAAGCTAGTACCACCAAACACAAACAGAAGCACCGTTTGCACCAACATGTATAAACTGTCAAAACCCAAAATTGAAGGGGTTAGAATTCGATTATTGGTGATGGTTTGAAAAACCAATGACGATGCAGAAATCGCCACCGCCGCCAACACAATCGACAGCAGTTTGGGTAGTCGCAAAGACAAGAAGAACTCGTAGTTATCCCACGTAAGTCCCTGCCCCACAAATACTGCCGCCATACCCAAAGACGCGATAGCCAGAATCGCAATTTTTACTGAATCACGCATTCGACTTGTCTCTCATGATCAGGTAGATAAAAATCAAGCCGCCAAAGACACTGATTACCATTGAGATTGGAATCTCGTAAGGGAAGATAACGACTCGAGCTAACAAGTCGCAGGCCAATACCAAGATCACGCCCCAGTAGGCTGTCCAAGGCAGAATTTTCTTCATGTTATCGCCCATCATCAACGACACGATATTCGGCACGATAAGGCCAAGAAATGGGATAACACCAACGATCATCACCACTGAAGAGGCGCAGATAGCAACCAATGCAACACCAATGAAGACGATCTTCTGATAATTGAGGCCAATGTTTTTTGCGAAGCTTTCACCAATACTTGCCGCACTGAACTGACTAGCAAAGTAATAAGCCAACACACATGCAGGAACCGCGAGGTAAAGGATTTCATAGCTGCCTTGCAATACACTCGCAAAGTTCGCCATCGTCCAAGCCGACATGGTTTGTACTAAATCGTATTTGTAAGCGATAAAGGTTGTTAGAGATGAGACAACGTTGCCATACATGATGCCAATCAAAGGTACCAACACCGCATTCTTGAACTTCAAGTGTTGTAGAAAGCGGACCAATAGCATGGTGCCTAACACCGCAAACGCAAAGATAAAGCCTAAGTAGCTCCATTGAGCGGCATTACCCAGCACCAGAATACCGACGATGTACCCCAACATGGCACAATCAATCGTGCCCATCGTAGAAGGTGCAGCGAACTTGTTCTGAACAATCTGTTGCATGATAAGGCCAGAAACACTTAAACCCGCCCCAGCTAGCACAATCGCGAACAGTCGAGGGATCCGACTAACAACATAAATAGAGTTGGCGTGTTGGTTGCCATTGAAAAAATCGCTAAAACTGATCTCAGCGACTCCAATCATTAATGACGCAACGCATAACACAACAAGAAATACAGCAGCTGCAATGGGTTTCAACATAGAAGTAATACTAAAGGTAGGATCGGGGAGACCGTATAAAAAAGTGAAAAAGGGCTTATAAGAACACTCTTATAAGCCCGAGAATCTGATGACTAGTAACTATTGAATCGTACGTTCAATGTCACCCAACATTCTGTGAATCGCTGTTACGCCGCCACCTACCAGATACCAAGCACTTGAATCAAGGTAAACGATGTTGCCTTGCTGCGCTGCTGGTGT
The nucleotide sequence above comes from Vibrio atlanticus. Encoded proteins:
- a CDS encoding response regulator, translating into MSRKPIVLVVDDTPSNLDVLTAILKDTYQVKVAINGTIGIKIAKMVPQPDLILLDIMMPDIDGYEVCRQLKEQPNTAHIPIIFVTAKIGPEAEVKGLSLGAVDYLTKPITPAIALQRVKTHIALYDQQRALFSQVKEKTQEINLGKLETLNILGRAAEFKDNETGMHVMRMSHYCEILAKALGMTDEDAETLRDAAPMHDIGKIGIPDSVLLKPGKLDADEWTIMQKHVEYGVEILGRQSDSKLMRMAIQVAQYHHEKWDGSGYPNQIAGEDIPLVGRIAAVADVFDALTAERPYKKAWSVDEALSLFEEQKGKHFDPTIVDLFFLKLPEILAIKEKFSDE
- a CDS encoding DHH family phosphoesterase, with the translated sequence MSIFSFDDFLERLKDCERIIIQAHDFPDHDAVGSAFALAYLLRKKGFKPLITYQGFIDRVSLHNLIGWLDIPIVKSHRLDLKPNDKIIVVDGCIGEKNVTDLPGIEVGVIDHHQVIAPSFVWFSDIRPNYGATASIMVEYFNHYDLPIPERVATALLVGLTFDTANFTRAMNKADIKALFQLQSCADMNMVNRICRNQIEYQELKLFDSMFETIRKDGNCAFGSLPEGCPKNMLGVLGDFLLTVDEIDIVVLSARSHERTFVSLRSECPKNDVAKVIKRALNDTGAGFGGGHSHMAGGVVNQVFNHSNEQSFVYDLIRPQLIVC
- a CDS encoding caspase family protein, translating into MTRNRIVTGMLFALAPTLSFANADNQFEFSHSKQGTVCSSNPDIWQLGGELQVDAPISLNGKVITRGGQKKASNNVDLFAGQESSTEQQYMTSSIGCIQSDDPMSLVGAVASLYEVQHTTLSSSDIPPPVREPDLPKAPEIVKDQFETKTQFDQRVEKLRIERQQQIAAIQLKYRQQVEARNAKIRVLQEGADSRKGNLGVQKTRLVAKAFRDVMGKPVVTTKSYDAENQQMHLLFKASNQNYQRDIILNVPQEQARDVFSNIDKLDLALTYSYDENQLELVNIKGNYNDVMYSGDVAKSNYQPEALSVVLNSGSSSAGTPGLEMQNPNLIDAFEVDSRLSATDNTASDELKQLLNGFVPVESNSSNWFFNLSIEDYANSDQVAFARSSGEVMSDVATKVLGVPERHVYELIDRDATSGAIKDKLRLMLDNVDEGDTVYFYYSGHGIPAIPDNDPYILPQDKIPDYITDDEFFKLDNLYKTLSNSKAGKIVVMVDSCFSGATDGVSVIKGVAASRLAPKKVSIDPERMVVITAGRDKEYSNMYQEKGHRLFSYYLMKSMIEGNKNVNTLYQDVYDKVKSASFEMGDLKRQHPTITGNQTMSL
- a CDS encoding LPP20 family lipoprotein, encoding MKILALIISLSSACAFASPSWYGEVPLDSTLSYGFGKGNTYQQAKDAAYHDLAKSVENRIVSKSTSTKTFENGELKKSAASHKESISNVVFRNNVTIINSEKSQNQFYVQVQYDPESFAQKLSAWLKKSQCHSELHPYWSTTTMLKNWVEQHQCLPDIDIERFAGGWMLSNSSGQLILPEAKYNHLFFNYSDESIKIRSSKRRLNAGDHYFIQLNSNQAGYLSLFQVYEDGSTGVLVENHQVTDGDSIEFPDRNQYDGIEALLNNGQETYDTNIALLCPTKIDTSRFERLDESRLSTDTPGFGLILNYFEHCDFVMERLSIEKG
- a CDS encoding murein transglycosylase domain-containing protein, whose amino-acid sequence is MKKIICQLSPLAILISSGWASADTLQQACELSITEQSCPSVEHFVNQPFEAKDEFEKYKLCSEAQFDLYKVQKNCEFDQYVAQAQQEFDKFKIKVSESWDNPTFSDQFKWVSYSPSLQIKREVNFEKNTIQVTTIAGETTSIEELKEEIVRTSQLTIGEAQQADAYTSELIEATNVEKLSDKTFLPVSETPKVQAQELDKALENVAVTKAKDSKGNTVLKAVISFPPSWLNRKEQRFFDTVEVYAEKYKLEPEFILSIIKTESAFDPTATSHVPAFGLMQIVPSSAGLDATNFLFGEQQLLNKEYLFDPEKNIEVGTAYLHLLRSRYFKGVTNEESLKYCITAAYNGGMGPIYHIFGGKRSVAIKNINQLEPQQVFQTIQQKHSAAETRNYLKKVSKAEVNYEKNMI